Proteins found in one Methylobacterium sp. CB376 genomic segment:
- a CDS encoding ABC transporter ATP-binding protein → MAVVRLDRISKRYGAGVVAVDEVDLTVGDGEFMVLLGPSGCGKSTTLRMIAGLETISSGTLSVDGRVVNDVPAKDRDMAMVFQSYALYPHMSVYENMAFGLRRRRTPGPEIERRVRQAAEILGLVPLLARKPHALSGGQRQRVALGRAMVREPMVFLFDEPLSNLDAALRVNTRNELIKQHHRLGATMIYVTHDQVEAMTMGTRICVMNGGRVAQIGAPLDVYWNPADTFVARFLGAPPMNLFPARLAEAGVAEAAVTAPLARWRSGTLGPAGREIVLGVRAEDLHLDRAAAGEAGGSVRGRVVAVEPLGAETLLVVEGEGGAECTARLPRGTRARVDEAVELHFAADAAYLFDAATRRAIPADVARRPEALQ, encoded by the coding sequence ATGGCCGTCGTCCGCCTCGACCGGATCAGCAAGCGCTACGGCGCGGGCGTCGTCGCCGTCGACGAGGTGGACCTCACGGTGGGCGACGGCGAGTTCATGGTCCTGCTCGGCCCCTCGGGCTGCGGCAAGTCGACGACGCTGCGGATGATCGCCGGCCTGGAGACGATCTCGTCGGGCACCCTCTCGGTGGACGGGCGGGTCGTCAACGACGTGCCGGCCAAGGACCGCGACATGGCGATGGTGTTCCAGTCCTACGCCCTCTACCCGCACATGAGCGTCTACGAGAACATGGCCTTCGGCCTGCGGCGGCGGCGCACGCCCGGCCCCGAGATCGAGCGGCGGGTGCGGCAGGCCGCCGAGATCCTGGGCCTCGTGCCGCTCCTCGCGCGCAAGCCCCACGCGCTCTCCGGGGGGCAGCGCCAGCGCGTCGCCCTCGGGCGCGCGATGGTGCGCGAGCCGATGGTGTTCCTGTTCGACGAGCCGCTCTCCAACCTGGACGCCGCCCTGCGGGTCAACACCCGCAACGAATTGATCAAGCAGCACCACCGCCTCGGCGCCACGATGATCTACGTCACCCACGACCAGGTCGAGGCCATGACCATGGGCACCCGCATCTGCGTGATGAATGGCGGGCGCGTGGCGCAGATCGGCGCGCCCCTCGACGTGTACTGGAACCCCGCCGACACCTTCGTGGCGCGATTCCTGGGCGCGCCGCCCATGAACCTGTTTCCGGCCCGGCTGGCGGAGGCGGGCGTGGCCGAGGCGGCGGTGACCGCCCCGCTGGCGCGCTGGCGGAGCGGCACGCTGGGGCCCGCCGGGCGCGAGATCGTGCTCGGGGTGCGGGCCGAGGACCTGCACCTCGACCGCGCCGCGGCCGGCGAGGCGGGCGGGAGCGTGCGCGGCCGGGTCGTCGCGGTCGAGCCCCTCGGGGCCGAGACGCTGCTCGTCGTCGAGGGGGAGGGCGGGGCCGAGTGCACCGCCCGCCTGCCGCGGGGCACCCGGGCGCGGGTCGACGAGGCGGTCGAGCTCCACTTCGCGGCCGACGCCGCCTACCTGTTCGACGCCGCGACCCGCCGGGCGATCCCCGCCGACGTGGCCCGCCGCCCGGAGGCGCTGCAGTGA
- a CDS encoding carbohydrate ABC transporter permease, with the protein MASARLFGRGALGLVIALYSLYTFGPFLWLATMSVRTTGEISADHYAWPSPVHWEQFRIAWVDSDFATYFWNSSAVVVTAVAAVTLIGAAAAHALARYRFPGNRLIYGILFSSIIFPPQITLISLYQILVDYGLYNSLAGLTVVYVSLQLPLTVYLLEGFFARIPQDLFDAARMDGYGEVEIFRRIVLPVGMPAIATTVILNVIQLWNEFLFAVVLITDPDKRTLPVGIRAFMGDHFQDIGMIAAGVMISVVPVILAYAFFSEKLIRGMTAGAVK; encoded by the coding sequence GTGGCGTCCGCTCGGCTGTTCGGGCGCGGGGCGCTCGGCCTCGTCATCGCCCTCTACTCGCTCTACACGTTCGGCCCCTTCCTGTGGCTCGCCACCATGTCGGTGCGCACCACCGGCGAGATCTCGGCCGACCACTACGCCTGGCCGAGCCCGGTGCACTGGGAGCAGTTCCGGATCGCCTGGGTCGATTCCGACTTCGCCACCTATTTCTGGAACTCGTCCGCGGTCGTGGTCACGGCGGTCGCGGCCGTGACGCTGATCGGGGCGGCGGCGGCGCACGCGCTCGCGCGCTACCGCTTCCCCGGCAACCGCCTCATCTACGGCATCCTGTTCTCGTCGATCATCTTCCCGCCCCAGATCACCCTGATCTCGCTCTACCAGATCCTGGTCGATTACGGCCTCTACAACAGCCTCGCCGGGCTCACCGTCGTGTACGTCTCGCTGCAGCTGCCGCTCACCGTGTACCTGCTCGAAGGCTTCTTCGCGCGCATCCCGCAGGACCTGTTCGACGCGGCGCGGATGGACGGCTACGGCGAGGTCGAGATCTTCCGGCGCATCGTGCTGCCGGTCGGGATGCCGGCCATCGCCACCACGGTGATCCTCAACGTCATCCAGCTCTGGAACGAGTTCCTGTTCGCCGTGGTGCTGATCACCGACCCCGACAAGCGCACGCTGCCGGTCGGCATCCGCGCCTTCATGGGCGACCACTTCCAGGACATCGGCATGATCGCGGCCGGCGTGATGATCTCGGTGGTGCCGGTGATCCTCGCCTACGCGTTCTTCTCGGAAAAGCTGATCCGCGGCATGACCGCGGGCGCGGTCAAGTAG
- a CDS encoding carbohydrate ABC transporter permease gives MSGTAGVDAAAPAAPPAAARARAFDPRRASLPVVALFVGPALAVYAGLTAYPAIRTFYDSFFTIEGMERQAVGLANYRDLLADETFWVAVRNTFVWAFAAPVLDVATGLLLALALYAGVPFGRFLRVAWFAPVLLSYVVVAILWMWIYNYDWGVVNVALRALGLDALTRSWLGDPATALAALIVTHAWKWAGFNMVVCLAAIHALPSEVLEASELDNCGWGAKLRHIIVPMLRPTLLNLYVLAFIGKMKVFDLVWIMTGGGPLWATETVSTYVYKRAFNWNTFDLGYPSAIAAVWFGVVCACVLVLNRLFRSSERLEY, from the coding sequence ATGTCGGGCACGGCGGGCGTGGACGCGGCGGCGCCGGCCGCCCCGCCCGCGGCGGCGCGCGCGCGCGCCTTCGATCCCCGCCGGGCGAGCCTGCCGGTGGTGGCGCTCTTCGTGGGGCCGGCGCTGGCGGTCTATGCCGGGCTCACCGCCTACCCGGCCATCCGGACCTTCTACGACAGCTTCTTCACCATCGAGGGGATGGAGCGCCAAGCGGTCGGCCTCGCGAATTACCGCGACCTCCTCGCCGACGAGACCTTCTGGGTCGCGGTGCGCAACACCTTCGTGTGGGCCTTCGCGGCGCCGGTCCTCGACGTCGCCACCGGGCTGCTCCTCGCGCTCGCCCTCTACGCGGGCGTGCCCTTCGGGAGATTCCTGCGGGTGGCGTGGTTCGCCCCCGTGCTGCTCTCCTACGTGGTCGTCGCGATCCTGTGGATGTGGATCTACAACTACGATTGGGGGGTGGTGAACGTGGCGCTGCGGGCGCTCGGCCTCGACGCGCTCACCCGCTCCTGGCTCGGCGACCCCGCCACCGCGCTCGCCGCGCTCATCGTCACGCATGCGTGGAAATGGGCGGGGTTCAACATGGTGGTCTGCCTCGCCGCCATCCACGCGCTGCCCTCCGAGGTGCTGGAGGCGAGCGAGCTCGACAATTGCGGCTGGGGCGCCAAGCTGCGCCACATCATCGTACCGATGCTGCGCCCGACGCTGCTCAACCTCTACGTCCTCGCCTTCATCGGCAAGATGAAGGTGTTCGACCTCGTCTGGATCATGACCGGAGGCGGCCCGCTCTGGGCGACCGAGACGGTCTCGACCTACGTCTACAAGCGCGCGTTCAACTGGAACACCTTCGATCTCGGCTACCCGTCCGCCATCGCGGCGGTGTGGTTCGGCGTCGTCTGCGCCTGCGTGCTGGTGCTCAACCGGCTGTTCAGATCCTCGGAGAGGCTGGAGTACTGA
- a CDS encoding ABC transporter substrate-binding protein, giving the protein MGRGRVAALVLGAALAAGGARAAEPTQITMWSNWPDEPAKREWVSARVKEFEAANAQCRVKLSFIPKADIYTQAKSAVRTGQAPDVFYMEPDQPEFLQGGFLEPLETRVDTGAIEEWAKPAWTAKGHLYGLPVEAYTVELYYNRDLVRKVGVAVPESGQLTQGAFADLVRKGVAAGVTPVAQGVGDRPFPGGLLLFESLLRKLGTEDYGKLLSGDLSFRDPRVLAVMTWFKDLVDAGAYPKSFSTLKLGESHYYFYQKPGALVFPDPSWFTGRAFAPPESGGMPADFPLGIMQFPAMDEGRCPTCKTLSVAGSFVVYARSRNKDCAGALLRSIGSVENGTKWMEQVSLQTGLKSDPSRIKSAHEDYFRQLQARNQGVTYFFGTPLFHYRAKCAETYTQVINNALPAGLISVKDAAERMDAACHKGS; this is encoded by the coding sequence ATGGGACGAGGGAGGGTGGCCGCGCTGGTCCTCGGGGCCGCGCTGGCGGCCGGCGGCGCGCGGGCCGCGGAGCCGACGCAGATCACCATGTGGTCGAACTGGCCCGACGAGCCCGCCAAGCGCGAGTGGGTGAGCGCCCGGGTCAAGGAATTCGAGGCCGCGAATGCCCAGTGCCGGGTGAAGCTGAGCTTCATCCCCAAGGCCGACATCTACACGCAGGCCAAGTCCGCCGTGCGCACCGGTCAGGCGCCGGACGTCTTCTACATGGAGCCGGACCAGCCCGAATTCCTGCAGGGCGGCTTCCTCGAACCGCTCGAGACCCGCGTCGACACGGGGGCGATCGAGGAATGGGCGAAGCCCGCCTGGACCGCGAAGGGCCACCTCTACGGCCTGCCGGTCGAGGCCTACACGGTCGAACTCTACTACAACCGGGATCTCGTCAGGAAGGTCGGCGTCGCGGTGCCGGAATCCGGCCAGCTGACGCAGGGCGCCTTCGCCGACCTCGTCAGGAAGGGCGTGGCCGCGGGCGTGACGCCCGTGGCGCAGGGCGTCGGCGACCGGCCCTTCCCGGGCGGCCTGCTGCTGTTCGAGTCGCTGCTGCGCAAGCTCGGGACCGAGGATTACGGCAAGCTCCTCAGCGGGGACCTGTCCTTCCGCGATCCCCGGGTCCTCGCGGTGATGACGTGGTTCAAGGACCTGGTCGATGCCGGGGCCTATCCGAAGAGCTTCTCGACCCTGAAGCTCGGGGAGTCGCACTACTACTTCTACCAGAAGCCCGGCGCGCTGGTTTTCCCCGACCCGAGCTGGTTCACCGGCCGCGCCTTCGCGCCGCCGGAGAGCGGCGGCATGCCGGCGGATTTTCCCCTCGGCATCATGCAGTTCCCGGCCATGGACGAGGGCCGGTGCCCGACCTGCAAGACGCTCTCGGTCGCGGGCAGCTTCGTGGTCTACGCGCGCAGCCGCAACAAGGACTGCGCCGGCGCGCTGCTCAGGTCCATCGGCAGCGTCGAGAACGGCACCAAGTGGATGGAGCAGGTCTCGCTCCAGACCGGCCTCAAGTCCGACCCGAGCCGGATCAAGTCCGCCCACGAGGATTATTTCCGCCAGCTGCAGGCCCGCAACCAGGGCGTGACGTACTTCTTCGGCACGCCGCTGTTCCACTACCGGGCGAAGTGCGCCGAGACCTACACCCAGGTGATCAATAACGCGCTGCCGGCCGGGCTGATCTCCGTGAAGGACGCGGCCGAGCGGATGGACGCCGCCTGCCACAAGGGAAGCTGA
- a CDS encoding IlvD/Edd family dehydratase translates to MAGDAGKGLRKGLTSYGDAGFSLFLRKAFIKAMGYSDDALNRPIVGITNTFSDYNPCHGNAPALIEAAKRGVMLAGAMPMVFPTISIHESFAHPTSMFLRNLMAMDTEEMIRAQPMDAVIVIGGCDKTLPAQIMAAASVDLPTVVIPVGPMVVGHHKGEVLGACTDCRRLWAAHRAGEIDEAEIEVVNGRLAPSVGTCMVMGTASTMACMIEAMGLALPYAGTIPAPHAERVRLAEASGRRAAAMAVAGGPRPSALLTPASLRNAQVVLQAIGGSTNGLIHLTAMANRVGARIDLDAFDAVGREVPVLVDLKPSGAHYMEHFHHAGGVPKLLRELGDLIDLDAPTVAGGCLRDVVAAAEEVPGQTVIRSPADPIKAAGGLAVLRGNLAPRGALIKHAAASPRLLQHTGRAVVFESIPDMAARIDAPDLDVGADDVLVLRNAGPKGAPGMPEAGYLPIPKKLARQGVKDMVRISDARMSGTAFGTIVLHVTPESAVGGPLALVRTGDAIRLDVAGRRIDLLVDEAELARRQAALPEAPRPAWARRGYARLFHDTVTQADEGCDFAFMAPDGGATEE, encoded by the coding sequence ATGGCCGGCGACGCGGGCAAGGGGTTGCGCAAGGGGCTCACGAGCTACGGCGACGCGGGCTTCTCGCTGTTCCTGCGCAAGGCCTTCATCAAGGCCATGGGCTATTCCGACGACGCGCTGAACCGGCCGATCGTCGGCATCACCAACACCTTCAGTGACTACAATCCCTGCCACGGCAACGCCCCGGCCCTGATCGAGGCGGCCAAGCGCGGCGTGATGCTGGCGGGCGCCATGCCGATGGTGTTCCCGACCATCTCGATCCACGAGAGCTTCGCCCACCCGACCTCGATGTTCCTGCGCAACCTGATGGCGATGGACACCGAGGAGATGATCCGCGCCCAGCCGATGGACGCCGTCATCGTGATCGGCGGCTGCGACAAGACCCTGCCGGCCCAGATCATGGCCGCGGCGAGCGTGGACCTGCCGACCGTGGTGATCCCGGTCGGCCCGATGGTGGTCGGGCACCACAAGGGCGAGGTGCTGGGCGCCTGCACGGATTGCCGCCGGCTCTGGGCCGCGCACCGGGCCGGCGAGATCGACGAGGCCGAGATCGAGGTGGTGAACGGGCGGCTCGCCCCCTCGGTCGGCACCTGCATGGTGATGGGCACGGCCTCCACCATGGCCTGCATGATCGAGGCGATGGGCCTCGCCCTGCCCTACGCGGGCACGATCCCGGCGCCGCATGCCGAGCGGGTGCGCCTCGCCGAGGCGAGCGGCCGCCGCGCCGCCGCGATGGCGGTGGCGGGCGGGCCCCGCCCGAGCGCGCTCCTGACGCCCGCGAGCCTGCGCAACGCGCAGGTGGTGCTGCAGGCGATCGGCGGCTCGACGAACGGGCTCATCCACCTCACCGCGATGGCGAACCGGGTCGGGGCGAGGATCGACCTCGACGCCTTCGACGCGGTCGGGCGCGAGGTGCCGGTCCTGGTCGACCTCAAGCCCTCCGGCGCGCATTACATGGAGCATTTCCACCACGCCGGCGGTGTGCCGAAGCTCCTGCGCGAACTCGGCGACCTCATCGACCTCGACGCCCCGACCGTGGCGGGCGGCTGCCTGCGCGACGTGGTGGCGGCGGCCGAGGAGGTGCCGGGCCAGACCGTCATCCGCTCGCCCGCCGACCCGATCAAGGCGGCGGGCGGTCTCGCGGTGCTGCGCGGCAACCTCGCGCCGCGCGGGGCGCTGATCAAGCACGCGGCGGCGAGCCCGCGGCTCCTGCAGCACACCGGCCGGGCCGTGGTGTTCGAGTCGATCCCCGACATGGCGGCGCGGATCGACGCGCCGGACCTCGACGTCGGGGCCGACGACGTGCTGGTCCTGCGCAATGCCGGCCCGAAGGGCGCGCCCGGGATGCCGGAGGCCGGCTACCTGCCGATCCCGAAGAAGCTCGCCCGGCAGGGCGTCAAGGACATGGTGCGGATCTCCGACGCCCGGATGAGCGGCACCGCCTTCGGCACGATCGTGCTCCACGTCACGCCGGAATCGGCGGTGGGCGGCCCGCTCGCGCTGGTGCGCACGGGCGACGCGATCCGCCTCGACGTGGCCGGGCGGCGCATCGACCTCCTGGTGGACGAGGCGGAGCTGGCGCGCCGGCAGGCCGCCCTGCCCGAAGCCCCGCGCCCGGCCTGGGCGCGGCGCGGCTACGCCCGCCTGTTCCACGACACGGTCACGCAGGCCGACGAGGGCTGCGACTTCGCCTTCATGGCCCCGGACGGCGGCGCGACGGAGGAGTGA
- a CDS encoding DUF5602 domain-containing protein: protein MAILQLVFSGALSIISCVGAQERQVCIKNHDLIAQDSDWAQLKPKAKLVRSGMSSDRKPRWSRKRQNERKVSEQQGYRKVSSLVNLPGFLPGIGALYVKPGTLPAGPFRAFDRHDRLVSTIYMIPTEDFQNKKAFDLKGAAGKADHITIYFNAGHPGVEVPHYHIVVWHVSKKEEARVAR from the coding sequence ATGGCCATTTTGCAGCTTGTGTTTTCTGGAGCTCTGTCGATTATTTCCTGTGTTGGTGCCCAGGAAAGGCAAGTATGTATAAAAAATCACGACCTGATCGCACAAGATTCCGATTGGGCGCAGTTAAAACCGAAGGCAAAATTGGTTCGTTCTGGAATGAGTAGCGACCGAAAGCCCCGCTGGTCGCGCAAGAGACAGAATGAACGCAAGGTGAGCGAGCAACAGGGTTATAGGAAAGTGAGTTCCCTGGTGAATCTGCCTGGCTTTTTGCCGGGGATCGGAGCGCTGTACGTCAAGCCCGGGACTCTGCCGGCGGGTCCTTTCCGCGCATTCGATCGACACGATCGGTTGGTAAGTACAATCTATATGATTCCTACTGAGGATTTCCAAAACAAAAAGGCGTTCGATTTAAAAGGTGCTGCCGGAAAGGCGGATCATATTACAATTTATTTCAACGCGGGTCATCCTGGTGTTGAAGTTCCACACTATCATATAGTCGTATGGCATGTTAGCAAAAAAGAAGAGGCACGCGTGGCGCGGTAG
- a CDS encoding TAXI family TRAP transporter solute-binding subunit, which yields MTKISGRGDPHTIGLTTAAGTDQWIASDISAVIADGQETGPRGEMALRVAVTVGMGGIQDIRDLLTKPDVDMAIVPAVLFDFVRNTQVSNVVSQKIAYIVPLYKEELHIIAGHSIQNIADLSGKAVNLGVSGGATDILGRELLNKMNIRFWPVNISQQDALEKIRAGELAATLTIEGKPLSWLSEYKRDAGFHLVPISTSLVADDIYSPAVFTDGDYPNLIAPGSAIDTVAVLAVLLAYDWPERSSRRLLLQNFVHKFFSHFAELATVPNHPKWKEVNLSAVVQGWRRFGPAENWLRQNSDDNSQAGFVQSGAALRSDKQRQRK from the coding sequence TTGACGAAGATCAGTGGCCGAGGCGACCCGCATACAATTGGCCTTACCACCGCAGCAGGTACCGACCAGTGGATCGCAAGTGATATTTCCGCCGTTATTGCCGACGGGCAGGAGACCGGCCCAAGAGGTGAGATGGCGTTGCGCGTAGCAGTAACGGTTGGCATGGGGGGAATTCAGGATATTCGTGATCTTTTGACAAAACCTGATGTCGACATGGCTATTGTTCCGGCTGTTTTGTTTGATTTTGTCCGAAATACTCAAGTAAGCAATGTCGTCTCACAGAAAATTGCCTATATCGTACCGCTCTACAAAGAAGAGTTGCATATAATTGCCGGACATAGCATCCAAAATATAGCTGATCTTTCTGGTAAAGCCGTTAACCTGGGAGTTTCGGGTGGCGCGACCGACATACTAGGGCGCGAACTTCTCAACAAAATGAATATTAGATTTTGGCCAGTTAATATAAGTCAGCAAGATGCACTGGAAAAAATTCGGGCCGGGGAACTCGCGGCCACCCTCACTATTGAGGGCAAGCCCCTGTCTTGGCTTTCGGAGTACAAAAGAGATGCAGGCTTTCATCTTGTTCCAATATCGACGTCGCTAGTTGCTGACGATATATACTCTCCGGCAGTTTTTACTGATGGCGACTACCCCAACCTTATTGCCCCTGGTAGCGCCATCGATACTGTCGCGGTATTGGCGGTATTGCTGGCGTATGATTGGCCAGAGCGAAGCAGCCGCCGTCTCCTGCTGCAAAATTTTGTCCACAAGTTCTTCTCGCATTTTGCCGAGCTTGCCACTGTGCCGAATCATCCAAAATGGAAAGAAGTCAACCTTAGTGCAGTCGTGCAGGGATGGAGGCGCTTTGGCCCGGCCGAGAATTGGCTTCGCCAGAACTCTGATGATAATTCCCAGGCAGGCTTTGTACAGTCAGGGGCAGCGCTTCGTTCGGACAAACAGCGGCAGAGAAAATGA